From Halobacillus sp. Marseille-Q1614, the proteins below share one genomic window:
- a CDS encoding glycerophosphodiester phosphodiesterase — translation MRKTLIYAHRGASRLAPENTMAAYQLASESGADGLEIDVQLTKDNVPVLIHDENVRRTTNGTGFVQDYTCEQIKKLDAGSWFSTKFSDCSIVTLEEFLCWFKTLNMVLNVELKTNVIEYKGIEKMVLAALEKHEVLDRTVISSFNLSSITKVHELNENVRTAFLTSTSRQNLPKFAQKHGSTDLHVKYRLLDRKLVKKCHKEKMPLRIYTINRPNYMAKCFRLGCDGIFTDVPHEALSYREKIQNVKPDNL, via the coding sequence ATGCGTAAAACATTAATTTATGCTCATAGAGGCGCAAGCAGACTGGCCCCGGAAAATACGATGGCCGCCTATCAGCTGGCAAGTGAATCAGGTGCCGATGGACTGGAGATCGATGTCCAGCTTACTAAAGACAACGTTCCTGTTCTGATACATGACGAAAATGTGCGCCGGACGACGAATGGCACAGGTTTCGTTCAGGATTATACTTGTGAGCAAATTAAAAAGTTAGACGCCGGCAGCTGGTTTTCCACAAAATTTTCTGACTGTTCTATTGTAACATTGGAAGAATTTCTTTGCTGGTTTAAAACCCTTAATATGGTATTAAATGTCGAATTAAAAACTAATGTGATTGAATATAAAGGTATTGAAAAGATGGTGCTGGCCGCACTCGAGAAACACGAGGTTCTTGACCGTACTGTGATTTCAAGCTTTAACCTCAGCAGCATCACAAAGGTCCACGAACTTAATGAAAATGTGAGAACCGCTTTCTTAACCTCTACCAGCCGGCAGAACCTTCCGAAATTCGCACAGAAACACGGCTCTACAGACCTTCACGTAAAGTATCGCCTGCTGGATCGAAAACTGGTGAAAAAATGCCATAAGGAAAAAATGCCGCTTCGCATTTATACAATTAATCGGCCGAATTATATGGCTAAATGCTTTAGACTTGGATGTGACGGTATTTTTACAGATGTCCCCCATGAAGCTTTATCCTATCGTGAAAAAATACAAAACGTGAAACCTGATAACCTTTAA
- a CDS encoding M20/M25/M40 family metallo-hydrolase, which yields MKKWQSKQQLTDLLCSLVEYPSVTGTNAEIAIFEYLYYILEDREYYQKHPSHLKLHPLDDGRQFLSALVKNGQAKETLVLIAHADVVSVQDYGSLTNLAFYPKELTQELHKHIDELPEDAVKDLQSGNWIFGRGTMDMKAGLTVHLSLLEKAMNGEFDGNLLLIAVPDEEANSEGMLASLPVLDQLKEEHNLTYKAAVNTEPMFSKYPGDPAYYMYTGSIGKALPGFLCYGKETHAGEPFGGLNANLMISYLAKELELNEAFIEEVDEDRTPPPISLMQKDLKEEYSVQTPQAAVTMYNVLFMKQSINEINEKLLNAAERAKKNIIEHYYKQSAYYLKNDQKSSFEPKIQVLTYQQLYEEAVKRYGEGEVKRRINLLIKQRNQGDRDFSTTLVRTLASLCKDISPMMVLFYSPPFYPSVSSHHDPMIKKIAGFAREYAKKEFGVDVVTQEYFPGLSDLSFIGPVTTSSSIKQLVEQMPIQDKGFSLPSNLMESVTMPIINIGPLGKDPHQWTERLELTYSFEKLPVLLNECFHQLFNS from the coding sequence GTGAAAAAATGGCAAAGTAAACAACAGTTGACGGACCTGCTGTGTTCTTTAGTGGAATACCCTAGTGTTACGGGGACAAACGCGGAAATCGCCATCTTTGAATACTTATATTATATTTTAGAGGACAGGGAATATTATCAAAAGCATCCCAGTCATTTAAAATTACACCCTTTAGATGATGGACGCCAGTTTCTGTCCGCCTTAGTTAAAAATGGACAAGCTAAAGAGACGCTTGTTCTGATCGCTCACGCCGATGTTGTTTCTGTGCAGGACTATGGATCCTTAACCAACCTTGCATTTTATCCTAAAGAACTGACCCAGGAGTTACATAAACATATAGATGAACTTCCTGAAGATGCTGTTAAAGACCTTCAGTCAGGCAACTGGATCTTCGGCCGGGGAACGATGGATATGAAAGCAGGCTTAACCGTTCATTTATCTCTTTTAGAAAAAGCAATGAACGGGGAATTTGACGGGAACCTTCTATTAATAGCCGTTCCGGATGAAGAAGCTAACTCAGAAGGTATGCTGGCATCTCTTCCTGTGCTTGACCAGCTGAAAGAAGAACACAATTTAACCTATAAAGCAGCCGTGAATACGGAACCGATGTTTAGTAAATATCCGGGAGACCCTGCTTATTATATGTATACTGGTTCTATCGGTAAGGCGCTTCCCGGATTTCTTTGTTACGGAAAAGAAACCCATGCCGGCGAACCTTTCGGCGGTTTAAATGCGAACTTAATGATCAGCTACCTGGCAAAGGAACTAGAATTAAATGAAGCTTTTATTGAAGAAGTAGATGAAGACAGGACTCCGCCGCCGATCAGTCTAATGCAAAAAGACTTAAAAGAAGAGTACTCGGTTCAGACGCCGCAAGCGGCCGTTACAATGTACAATGTCCTGTTTATGAAACAGTCAATCAATGAAATTAATGAAAAACTGTTGAATGCAGCAGAGCGTGCAAAGAAAAATATTATTGAACATTACTATAAGCAGTCGGCCTATTACTTGAAAAATGATCAAAAATCCTCTTTTGAACCTAAAATCCAGGTTCTTACTTATCAGCAGCTTTATGAGGAAGCAGTGAAACGGTATGGTGAAGGGGAAGTAAAAAGAAGGATTAACTTACTTATTAAACAACGCAATCAAGGGGACCGTGACTTCTCAACAACCTTAGTCAGGACGCTGGCTTCGTTATGCAAGGATATTTCACCGATGATGGTTCTCTTTTACAGTCCGCCGTTTTATCCATCGGTTTCTTCTCATCATGATCCGATGATTAAGAAAATAGCCGGTTTCGCAAGAGAGTATGCCAAAAAAGAATTTGGTGTTGATGTCGTGACCCAGGAATATTTTCCGGGGTTATCTGATTTAAGCTTTATTGGACCGGTTACCACATCTTCTTCTATTAAGCAGCTCGTTGAGCAGATGCCAATACAGGATAAAGGATTTAGCTTACCTTCTAACCTGATGGAATCGGTGACGATGCCTATTATTAACATTGGGCCATTAGGAAAAGACCCTCATCAGTGGACAGAACGTCTGGAGCTTACCTATAGTTTTGAAAAGCTCCCGGTCTTACTGAACGAATGTTTTCATCAATTATTCAACTCATAA
- a CDS encoding MBL fold metallo-hydrolase — MKTIKDRIHPITLPTPYAVGDVHAYLFKSDKVTLIDAGVKTTEAWEAMKDQLAKLGIKPEDIDQIVLTHHHPDHTGLVEYFPDAIIMGHPKLRPWLEKDEEFIRRHETFFKEMYEEAGVPSEYLNTLNSAKKTLRYIGQGRLQVELTEGDRVPSHEEWTIIETPGHAQCHISLYREADGALIGGDHLLFHISSNPLLEPPFSANEARPRPQVQYRDSLEKLLNYQLGDVYPGHGRRFTEAHQLIKRRITRQEERADQVKEMLKQKPLTAFEVCQKLFPKQIESQFGLTISETMGQLDYLEFTGQVDTKHIGKRKIYYVNR; from the coding sequence GTGAAAACGATAAAAGATAGGATTCATCCAATAACTTTGCCAACCCCTTATGCGGTTGGTGATGTGCATGCCTATTTATTTAAAAGCGATAAAGTAACACTTATAGATGCGGGGGTAAAAACAACAGAAGCATGGGAGGCCATGAAGGACCAGCTTGCAAAGTTAGGTATAAAACCGGAAGATATAGACCAGATCGTTCTTACTCACCATCATCCAGACCATACTGGATTAGTCGAATACTTCCCAGATGCCATAATTATGGGCCACCCGAAGCTCAGACCATGGCTTGAGAAAGATGAAGAGTTTATCAGAAGGCATGAAACCTTTTTTAAGGAAATGTATGAAGAGGCTGGGGTACCCAGCGAATATTTAAATACATTAAATAGTGCCAAAAAGACTTTAAGATATATCGGACAGGGAAGACTGCAAGTTGAATTAACAGAAGGTGACCGGGTGCCATCCCACGAAGAATGGACAATTATTGAAACTCCCGGCCATGCTCAATGTCATATTTCACTATACAGGGAAGCGGATGGAGCTCTGATTGGCGGCGACCATTTGTTGTTTCATATTTCATCTAACCCTTTGCTGGAACCTCCTTTTAGTGCAAATGAGGCGCGTCCGCGTCCGCAGGTTCAGTACAGAGATTCACTTGAAAAACTGCTGAATTATCAATTAGGAGACGTGTATCCCGGTCATGGCAGACGATTTACAGAAGCACATCAATTAATTAAACGGAGGATCACTCGGCAGGAAGAAAGAGCAGACCAGGTTAAAGAGATGCTTAAACAAAAGCCATTGACCGCTTTTGAGGTGTGTCAAAAGCTGTTTCCTAAACAGATTGAAAGCCAGTTCGGCTTAACAATTTCTGAAACGATGGGGCAGCTTGATTACTTAGAGTTCACTGGGCAGGTGGATACAAAGCATATAGGTAAACGAAAAATATATTATGTAAACAGGTGA